A stretch of the Ochrobactrum sp. BTU1 genome encodes the following:
- a CDS encoding FAD-binding oxidoreductase, whose product MPAIRILPADDNTNGWSRILPARAPRAALKGGIKVDWIVLGAGYAGLAAARRLAENRPNDQIALIDAQEVGKGTSGRAAGFAIDLPHNVSSSMEELAKSHSYRALARAAIDHLKQQIDQHGIDCDWRQDGKFHAAVSDQGMREVLEPTVKELERLKEPFDWLEGDALTRRLGTSHFKAAIFTYGTSLLNPAALVRGLADNLPANVTLYENSAVTKIDYGDRILISTAKGQVQAPAMILTVNGFGEQFGFFRRKLLNFAAHASLSRKLDDQEYKAIGEVAPWGLTPANSFAGITMRLTSDRRILVRQNVHFCPSLRQSDARRQTIKREHKRLFDERFPMLSNVDMEHTWTGFICLSRNGAPGFGQIAKNVYTSLCQNGVGITKGTIGGILAADMACDIDNPLIDDMLKLGSPTELPPRPFLDIGVRARFAWELWRARGEV is encoded by the coding sequence TATGCAGGCTTAGCCGCCGCCCGGAGGCTCGCCGAAAACCGGCCCAATGACCAGATTGCACTCATCGATGCTCAGGAAGTCGGAAAAGGCACATCCGGACGCGCTGCAGGCTTTGCCATTGATCTGCCGCACAATGTCAGCTCATCGATGGAGGAACTGGCCAAGTCGCACAGCTACCGTGCGCTGGCGCGTGCAGCCATCGACCATCTGAAACAGCAGATTGACCAGCATGGCATCGACTGCGACTGGCGGCAGGATGGAAAGTTTCACGCAGCCGTTTCCGATCAGGGGATGCGTGAGGTTCTTGAACCAACCGTCAAAGAGCTGGAGCGCCTTAAAGAACCCTTCGACTGGCTTGAAGGGGATGCTCTTACCAGGCGGCTCGGTACCAGCCATTTCAAAGCAGCGATCTTCACCTATGGCACATCACTGCTGAACCCTGCTGCTCTGGTGCGTGGCCTTGCCGACAATCTGCCCGCAAATGTCACGCTTTATGAAAACTCTGCCGTGACCAAGATCGATTATGGCGACCGTATCCTCATAAGCACGGCAAAGGGTCAGGTTCAGGCACCCGCCATGATTCTGACTGTCAACGGCTTTGGTGAGCAGTTCGGCTTTTTCAGGCGTAAGCTTCTGAATTTCGCAGCCCATGCGAGCCTCAGCCGCAAGCTTGACGATCAGGAATACAAAGCCATCGGCGAAGTCGCTCCTTGGGGGCTGACACCTGCCAATTCCTTTGCTGGCATCACCATGCGCCTTACCTCTGACCGGCGCATACTGGTTCGGCAGAACGTGCATTTCTGCCCGTCGCTGCGCCAGTCGGATGCACGGCGCCAAACAATCAAGCGTGAACACAAACGGCTGTTCGACGAGCGTTTCCCGATGCTTTCAAACGTCGATATGGAACATACATGGACCGGCTTCATCTGCCTGTCACGCAATGGCGCTCCGGGTTTTGGACAGATCGCCAAGAATGTTTATACCTCGCTTTGCCAGAACGGCGTCGGCATCACCAAAGGCACGATTGGCGGCATTCTTGCAGCCGACATGGCCTGCGATATCGACAATCCACTGATCGACGACATGCTGAAGCTCGGCAGCCCGACCGAACTGCCACCACGACCATTCCTCGACATTGGCGTCCGCGCACGATTTGCCTGGGAGCTATGGCGTGCACGCGGCGAAGTATGA
- a CDS encoding ABC transporter permease, which translates to MSQIAFWGAVELGLVFSFVAIGVYLAFRVLDFPDLTVDGSFPLGAAVTGVLILAGWNPWLSAGVAMIAGSIAGLVTATLNVRFKILNLLASILTMIALFSVNLRVMGRPNIALINQDTMLSPFFGHGIPEYYVRPAFLFVLVAITVFLVWRFLESDMGLAMRATGANPKMARAQGVRTDRQIYLGMALSNALVALGGSLFAQTNGFADVTSGVGTIVVGLAAVIIGETLLRSRLILVILIGCVAGSIIYRIAIQLALSNGSIVGLQASDLNIATALLVTFALILPRLRRGGASS; encoded by the coding sequence GTGAGTCAGATCGCCTTCTGGGGTGCGGTCGAATTGGGCCTCGTCTTCTCTTTTGTCGCCATCGGCGTCTATCTGGCTTTCCGCGTGCTCGATTTCCCCGATCTGACCGTGGATGGCTCGTTTCCGCTTGGTGCGGCCGTAACAGGCGTTCTGATCCTTGCTGGCTGGAATCCATGGCTTTCCGCCGGTGTTGCGATGATTGCAGGCTCGATTGCCGGTCTGGTGACAGCGACGCTCAACGTGCGCTTCAAGATCCTCAACCTGCTGGCTTCCATTCTGACGATGATTGCACTGTTCTCAGTCAATCTGCGCGTCATGGGTCGCCCGAATATCGCACTGATTAATCAGGATACGATGCTGTCTCCGTTCTTCGGTCACGGCATTCCTGAATATTATGTGCGTCCGGCCTTCCTGTTTGTGCTGGTTGCCATCACGGTATTCCTGGTCTGGCGCTTCCTCGAAAGCGACATGGGCCTTGCGATGCGTGCAACTGGCGCCAATCCGAAAATGGCCCGCGCACAGGGCGTACGCACTGATCGCCAGATTTACCTCGGAATGGCACTCTCCAATGCTCTCGTGGCGCTTGGCGGCTCGCTTTTCGCCCAGACAAACGGCTTTGCGGACGTGACCTCCGGCGTGGGTACAATCGTTGTTGGTCTTGCCGCTGTGATCATCGGCGAAACATTGCTGCGCTCGCGTCTCATCCTCGTCATTCTCATTGGCTGTGTTGCCGGTTCGATCATCTACCGCATCGCTATCCAGCTCGCGCTTTCCAATGGCAGCATTGTCGGGCTTCAGGCTTCTGACCTCAACATTGCGACGGCACTTCTTGTTACCTTCGCGCTGATATTGCCGCGCCTGCGTCGTGGAGGAGCATCATCATGA
- a CDS encoding ABC transporter ATP-binding protein yields the protein MIEVSNLEVIFGRGTPLEKQVLNKINLTMEQGTFVTVIGSNGAGKSTMLGVLAGDVIPTSGKVVISGQDVTRKSTAERAGLVARVFQDPLAGSCGTLTIEENLALAASRGTRRGLTHALNSKRREWFRERVASLNLGLENRMQDRMELLSGGQRQALSLIMATLAGSEVLLLDEHTAALDPGMAEFVMELTRTLIAENKLTALMVTHSMRQALDYGDRTIMLHGGKILLDVTGDKRKTLGVEDLIEMFRKVRGQTLDDDALLIE from the coding sequence ATGATCGAAGTATCCAATCTTGAAGTTATCTTCGGTCGTGGAACACCGCTTGAAAAGCAGGTGCTCAACAAGATCAACCTGACGATGGAGCAAGGCACCTTCGTCACCGTGATCGGTTCCAACGGCGCTGGCAAATCAACTATGCTGGGCGTTTTGGCAGGCGATGTCATCCCGACGTCGGGCAAGGTGGTAATCAGCGGACAGGACGTGACCCGCAAGTCCACTGCCGAGCGTGCTGGTCTTGTGGCACGCGTGTTTCAGGACCCGCTTGCAGGCAGCTGTGGAACACTGACGATTGAAGAAAACCTGGCACTGGCTGCATCGCGTGGAACACGCCGTGGCCTCACCCACGCGCTTAATTCCAAGCGCCGTGAATGGTTCCGCGAACGCGTGGCAAGCCTCAATCTCGGCCTCGAAAACCGTATGCAGGATCGCATGGAGCTTCTCTCCGGCGGTCAGCGTCAGGCGCTCTCGCTAATCATGGCAACATTGGCGGGTTCAGAAGTGCTGCTGCTTGATGAGCATACGGCAGCACTTGATCCCGGCATGGCTGAATTCGTCATGGAACTGACCCGCACGCTGATTGCTGAAAACAAGCTGACAGCACTGATGGTCACGCATTCCATGCGTCAGGCGCTCGATTATGGCGACCGCACCATCATGCTGCATGGCGGCAAGATCCTGCTCGACGTAACCGGTGACAAACGCAAGACGCTCGGCGTTGAAGACCTCATCGAAATGTTCCGCAAAGTGCGCGGACAGACACTCGATGACGATGCTTTGCTGATCGAATAA